The DNA sequence CCAGGGCGCCCTGGCCGACGCCGTCACCCGCGCCGGCAGGCAGACGGGGATTCCAGATGAGCAGCGCCACGAGGCAGATCGCCAGCGCTCTTGCAAGGGCCAGCCATCGCCGGCCCGTCACCGGCAGTTCCCGGCGATGGTAAACCCAGAGAGAGAAGCCGCACGCCGCCGCCAGCAGGAGGGGCAGGACGATCCAGGAAAGCAGGCTCACTCTTCCGACCCGGCGCAGGCGCCGGATTGGGTCACTGGTCGTCCTGGGGCTCTGCCCCGCCCTCGGCTCCTTCCGCGACTACGGAAGCGCCCGGCAAGGCCCGGCCTGGCAGGAACGCCGGGCTGGCGAGAAGCGCGCTGCCCTCGGCAAGCTGCTCCTCCCACAGGGGCCACATCGCGTCCGGAATGGGATCTCCCGGAGGGGTGCGGATGTCCAGGGGATCTTCGACCCGGCCGTTCCGGCGCAACTCGTAGTGGAGATGCGGTCCGGTTGCCAGCCCCGTCATGCCTACGTACCCGATCGTCTGGCCCTGTCTCACCCGCGCTCCCGCCGCCACGCCGGCGCCGAAGCCGCTCAGGTGCGCGTAGCGCGTCACGAAGCCGTTGCTGTGCCGGATCTCCACCAGGTTGCCGTAGCTGCCGCTCCAGCCGCGGTGGGTGACCACCCCGCCGGCGGTCGCCATGACCGGAACGCCGACGTTGGCGGCGTAGTCGACGCCGTTGTGGGCCCGCCATGTTCGCAATACGGGGTGGAAGCGGGCGCTCTGCACGCGCGAAGAGATCCGGCGGTACTCCAGCGGCTTGAGAAGAAACTGCCGCTGCACCGACCTCCCCTCGGGATCGTAGTAAGCCCCCTCGCCATCCCCCGAGGCATCGAACCAGAATGCCCGAAAAGGGGTTTCCCGGTTGACGAACTCCGCGGTCACGATGCGTCCGTTGCCTCTCATGGATCCGTCGGGGCGGACGGCGCGCTCCAGGACGACGCGGTAGGAATCGCCCGGCTGAACCTGCCGGTGGAAGTCCACCTCCCACTGGAAGATCCGGTCGAGACCGTCCAGGAGCTTGGCGCGGTCGCCGGCGGGCATGAACTGAAGCGACGGGTTCCCCATCACGGCCATCCAGAGACTCGAGCGGATGGTTCCCTCGAAGAAGACCGTGTCGGTCACGACCGGAGTTCGCATCATGCGCGAGGTCCAGCCCTCCGCGGCCCGGTCCAGGTACATGACCGAGTCCGGGCTGAGCCCCACTTCCACCGCCGTCAACACACCGTCGCGGCGGTCTCTCCAGTAGG is a window from the Gammaproteobacteria bacterium genome containing:
- a CDS encoding M23 family metallopeptidase — protein: MLRVAADRRVAVAAAIVSAVVGLGATAWLASGRSVTYDAGTLPSVAAAPPQVAERVSLRRGQTLGSLLLAASLSTNDRVDLLEAFGEPANPRRLVAGTPVTYWRDRRDGVLTAVEVGLSPDSVMYLDRAAEGWTSRMMRTPVVTDTVFFEGTIRSSLWMAVMGNPSLQFMPAGDRAKLLDGLDRIFQWEVDFHRQVQPGDSYRVVLERAVRPDGSMRGNGRIVTAEFVNRETPFRAFWFDASGDGEGAYYDPEGRSVQRQFLLKPLEYRRISSRVQSARFHPVLRTWRAHNGVDYAANVGVPVMATAGGVVTHRGWSGSYGNLVEIRHSNGFVTRYAHLSGFGAGVAAGARVRQGQTIGYVGMTGLATGPHLHYELRRNGRVEDPLDIRTPPGDPIPDAMWPLWEEQLAEGSALLASPAFLPGRALPGASVVAEGAEGGAEPQDDQ